The following are encoded together in the Blautia obeum ATCC 29174 genome:
- the rpsD gene encoding 30S ribosomal protein S4 → MAVNRVPVLKRCRSLGLDPIYLGIDKKSTRQLKRANRKVSEYGLQLREKQKAKFIYGVLEKPFHNYYNKADRMPGQTGENLMVLLESRLDNVVFRMGLARTRREARQIVDHKHVLVNGKCVNIPSYLVKAGDTIEIKEKCKGSERYKGILEVTGGRLVPEWLDVNQEALSGTVKELPRREAIDVPVNEMLIVELYSK, encoded by the coding sequence ATGGCAGTAAATAGAGTTCCTGTTCTGAAAAGATGCAGATCCCTCGGCCTGGATCCGATTTATTTAGGAATTGATAAAAAATCTACAAGACAGTTAAAACGTGCAAACAGAAAAGTGTCTGAGTACGGTTTACAGTTAAGAGAAAAACAGAAAGCAAAATTCATCTACGGAGTTCTGGAAAAACCTTTCCACAACTACTACAACAAAGCTGACAGAATGCCAGGACAGACTGGTGAAAACCTTATGGTTCTTCTGGAAAGCAGACTTGACAACGTAGTATTCCGTATGGGACTTGCTAGAACCAGACGTGAAGCTCGTCAGATCGTTGACCACAAGCATGTACTTGTAAACGGAAAATGTGTAAACATTCCGTCTTACCTTGTAAAAGCTGGTGACACAATCGAAATCAAAGAAAAATGCAAAGGTTCTGAAAGATACAAAGGAATTCTGGAAGTAACAGGTGGAAGACTTGTTCCGGAATGGCTTGATGTAAATCAGGAAGCTTTAAGCGGAACTGTAAAAGAACTTCCAAGAAGAGAAGCTATTGATGTTCCGGTTAACGAAATGCTTATCGTCGAGTTGTACTCCAAATAA
- the rpsK gene encoding 30S ribosomal protein S11: MAKTTRKATTKRRVKKNVEHGQAHIQSSFNNTIVTLTDSEGNALSWASAGGLGFRGSRKSTPYAAQMAAETATKAALIHGLKTVDVMVKGPGSGREAAIRALQACGLEVTSIRDVTPVPHNGCRPPKRRRV, encoded by the coding sequence ATGGCAAAGACAACCAGAAAAGCGACAACAAAACGTCGTGTTAAGAAAAACGTTGAACACGGACAGGCACATATCCAGTCTTCTTTTAACAACACAATTGTTACTCTGACAGACAGCGAAGGAAACGCTCTTTCATGGGCAAGTGCTGGTGGTCTGGGATTTAGAGGTTCAAGAAAATCTACCCCTTATGCAGCACAGATGGCAGCTGAGACTGCAACAAAAGCTGCTTTAATTCATGGTTTAAAAACTGTTGATGTTATGGTTAAAGGACCAGGATCAGGACGTGAAGCTGCAATCCGTGCACTTCAGGCATGTGGTCTTGAAGTAACAAGTATCCGTGACGTAACACCGGTTCCGCACAACGGATGCCGTCCACCAAAACGCAGAAGAGTCTAA
- the rpsM gene encoding 30S ribosomal protein S13 codes for MARIAGVDLPRDKRIEIGLTYIYGIGRTSADKILAQAGVNPDIRVRDLTDDDVKKISAVIDETMTVEGDLRREIALNIKRLQEIGCYRGIRHRKGLPVRGQKTKTNARTRKGPKRTVANKKK; via the coding sequence ATGGCTCGTATAGCTGGTGTAGACTTACCAAGAGACAAACGTATCGAAATCGGCCTTACCTATATCTATGGTATCGGCAGAACAAGCGCTGACAAAATTCTTGCTCAGGCAGGTGTAAATCCTGACATTCGTGTCAGAGACCTGACAGATGATGATGTTAAGAAAATCAGTGCTGTAATTGATGAAACAATGACAGTTGAAGGTGATCTTCGTCGTGAAATCGCTCTGAATATCAAGAGACTGCAGGAAATCGGATGCTACAGAGGTATCCGTCATCGTAAAGGACTTCCGGTTCGTGGCCAGAAGACCAAAACAAACGCTAGAACACGCAAAGGTCCTAAGAGAACCGTTGCAAACAAAAAGAAATAA
- the rpmJ gene encoding 50S ribosomal protein L36: protein MKVRSSVKPICEKCKIIKRKGSIRVICENPKHKQRQG from the coding sequence GTGAAAGTAAGATCATCTGTAAAGCCGATCTGCGAAAAATGCAAGATCATCAAAAGAAAAGGATCTATCAGAGTAATCTGTGAAAATCCAAAACACAAACAGCGTCAGGGTTAA
- the infA gene encoding translation initiation factor IF-1 encodes MSKADVIEVEGTVLEKLPNAMFKVELENKHVVLAHISGKLRMNFIRILPGDKVTIELSPYDLSKGRIIWRDK; translated from the coding sequence ATGTCTAAAGCAGATGTAATCGAAGTGGAAGGTACTGTATTAGAGAAGCTGCCTAATGCGATGTTCAAAGTAGAACTGGAAAACAAGCATGTAGTGCTGGCACATATCAGCGGAAAGCTGCGTATGAACTTTATCCGTATTCTTCCTGGAGATAAAGTAACAATTGAACTTTCTCCATATGATCTTTCTAAGGGACGTATTATCTGGAGAGATAAATAA
- the map gene encoding type I methionyl aminopeptidase — translation MSVSIKSEHEIELMRHAGHLLEQVHDELASHIKPGISTKELDRIGEDMIRSMGCIPNFKNYQGFPASFCISLNDEVVHGIPSRQKIIQEGDLVKIDAGLIYKGYHSDAARTYAVGEVSPEAKQLMEVTKQSFFEGIKFAKAGNHLNDVSKAIGAYAAKFNYGIVRDLVGHGIGTHLHEDPQIPNFPQKRRGIKLMPGMTLAIEPMINLGRADVAWEDDEWTVVTMDGSLSAHYENTILITDGEPEILTLTK, via the coding sequence ATGTCAGTTTCTATTAAGTCAGAACATGAAATTGAGCTTATGAGACATGCCGGTCATTTACTGGAACAGGTTCATGATGAATTGGCTTCTCACATTAAGCCGGGAATCAGCACAAAAGAACTGGATCGAATTGGTGAGGATATGATCCGCTCTATGGGCTGCATTCCGAACTTTAAAAATTATCAGGGCTTTCCAGCATCATTTTGCATCAGTCTGAATGATGAAGTCGTACATGGAATCCCGTCCAGACAGAAGATCATCCAGGAAGGCGATCTTGTAAAGATTGACGCCGGACTGATCTATAAAGGATATCATTCAGATGCAGCGCGTACTTATGCAGTCGGTGAGGTATCTCCGGAAGCAAAACAGCTGATGGAAGTTACAAAACAGAGCTTTTTTGAAGGAATCAAATTTGCAAAAGCCGGAAATCATCTGAACGATGTTTCCAAGGCAATTGGTGCATATGCTGCAAAATTCAACTACGGAATCGTACGTGACCTGGTAGGACACGGAATCGGAACTCATCTTCATGAAGATCCGCAGATCCCGAATTTCCCACAGAAACGTAGAGGCATCAAGCTGATGCCGGGTATGACACTTGCAATCGAACCGATGATCAATCTTGGACGCGCAGATGTAGCGTGGGAAGATGATGAGTGGACGGTTGTAACGATGGACGGTTCACTTTCTGCACATTATGAAAACACCATTCTGATCACGGATGGAGAACCGGAAATTCTGACTCTTACAAAATGA
- a CDS encoding adenylate kinase → MRIIMLGAPGAGKGTQAKKIAEKYGIPHISTGDIFRANIKNGTELGKKAKTYMDQGLLVPDELTCDLVVDRIQQDDAKNGYVLDGFPRTIPQAECLTAALEKLGSKIDYAIDVDVPDDNIVNRMSGRRACLKCGATYHIVYAAPKVENVCDTCGENLVLRDDDKPETVSKRLKVYHEQTQPLIDYYTKQGVLKTVDGTAALDKVFQAIVEILGE, encoded by the coding sequence ATGCGTATTATTATGTTAGGTGCACCGGGAGCTGGAAAGGGAACACAGGCAAAGAAAATTGCTGAAAAATATGGAATTCCGCACATTTCCACTGGGGATATTTTCCGTGCAAACATAAAAAATGGTACTGAATTGGGGAAAAAAGCAAAGACATATATGGATCAGGGACTTTTAGTACCAGATGAATTAACCTGTGATCTTGTAGTAGACAGAATTCAGCAGGATGATGCAAAGAACGGATACGTACTGGATGGTTTCCCGAGAACGATTCCTCAGGCAGAATGCCTGACAGCCGCTCTTGAAAAACTGGGAAGCAAAATTGACTACGCAATTGATGTAGATGTACCGGATGACAATATTGTGAACCGCATGTCAGGAAGAAGAGCATGCCTGAAATGTGGAGCAACTTATCATATTGTATATGCTGCACCGAAGGTAGAAAATGTTTGCGATACCTGTGGCGAAAATCTTGTACTCCGTGATGACGATAAACCAGAAACCGTTTCCAAACGTCTGAAGGTTTATCATGAACAGACACAGCCGCTGATTGACTATTACACAAAACAGGGTGTTTTGAAGACGGTAGACGGAACAGCTGCACTGGATAAAGTTTTCCAGGCAATCGTCGAAATCTTGGGAGAATAA
- the secY gene encoding preprotein translocase subunit SecY: MFETLKSAFRVKEMRRKLLYLLAMIFVIRIGSQLPIPGVDGSVFKQWFKSNTGDAFNFFDAFTGGSFESMSVFALNITPYITSSIIIQLLTIAIPALEEMHRDGEEGRKKMTAITRYVTVGLALFESIAMTIGFSRGNIVKDMNFLKAVVVIASLTAGSAMLMWIGERITEKGVGNGISIVLAVNIVSRIPSDMTTLYENFIKGKTIAKGMLAGVIIFAIIMVVVVFVLILNGAERRIPVQYSKKMVGRKMMGGQATNIPLKVNTAGVIPIIFASSIMSFPGVIAQFAGKTNGTGIGSEILRGLSSSNWCNPSQPQYSWGLLVYIVLCVFFAYFYTSITFNPLEVADNIKKQGGFIPGIRPGKPTSDYLTKMLNYIIFIGAVGLIIVAVIPFFFNGVFGAHVSFGGTSIIIVVGVVLETLKQIESQLLVRNYKGFLNS, translated from the coding sequence ATGTTTGAGACTCTTAAAAGTGCTTTTAGAGTGAAAGAGATGAGACGTAAGCTTCTCTACCTGTTAGCGATGATCTTTGTCATCCGTATAGGTTCGCAGCTTCCCATCCCGGGTGTGGATGGCAGCGTATTCAAACAGTGGTTCAAGAGCAATACCGGTGATGCATTCAATTTCTTTGATGCATTCACCGGTGGTTCCTTTGAAAGCATGTCTGTTTTTGCGTTGAACATCACACCATACATTACATCTTCCATTATTATCCAACTTTTGACAATTGCAATTCCTGCTCTGGAGGAAATGCACAGAGATGGTGAAGAGGGAAGAAAGAAAATGACTGCGATTACCCGTTATGTCACAGTTGGTCTGGCTCTTTTTGAGTCTATTGCCATGACAATCGGATTCAGCCGTGGAAATATCGTAAAAGATATGAATTTCTTAAAGGCAGTTGTAGTAATCGCCAGCCTTACAGCCGGTTCTGCTATGCTGATGTGGATCGGTGAACGTATCACAGAAAAGGGTGTTGGAAATGGTATTTCTATCGTTCTTGCGGTTAATATCGTATCCAGAATTCCAAGTGATATGACAACTCTTTATGAGAACTTTATTAAGGGAAAAACAATTGCAAAAGGAATGCTTGCAGGAGTGATTATTTTTGCAATCATTATGGTTGTAGTTGTATTTGTCCTTATTCTTAATGGAGCAGAGAGAAGGATTCCTGTTCAGTACTCCAAAAAGATGGTTGGCAGAAAGATGATGGGCGGCCAGGCCACCAACATCCCATTGAAAGTTAACACCGCAGGTGTTATCCCGATCATCTTTGCTTCCTCAATCATGTCATTCCCGGGTGTTATCGCGCAGTTTGCCGGTAAGACAAACGGAACAGGCATCGGAAGCGAGATCCTGAGAGGTCTTTCTTCAAGTAACTGGTGTAATCCATCCCAGCCACAGTATAGCTGGGGACTGCTTGTATACATTGTACTTTGTGTATTCTTTGCATATTTCTACACTTCTATCACATTTAATCCGTTGGAAGTCGCAGATAATATCAAAAAGCAGGGTGGTTTTATCCCAGGTATTCGTCCTGGAAAACCAACATCAGACTATTTGACTAAAATGCTTAATTATATTATATTTATAGGTGCGGTAGGCCTGATTATTGTGGCAGTAATTCCGTTCTTCTTCAATGGTGTATTTGGAGCACATGTTTCATTTGGTGGAACATCTATCATCATCGTCGTTGGTGTTGTTCTTGAAACATTGAAGCAGATCGAGTCTCAGTTGCTTGTCCGCAATTACAAAGGCTTTCTGAACAGCTAA
- the rplO gene encoding 50S ribosomal protein L15: protein MELSNLRPAEGSKHSDNFRRGRGHGSGNGKTAGKGHKGQLARSGHKKPGFEGGQMPLYRRLPKRGFKNRNSKEIIAINVDVLNRFEDGTDVTVETLLESRAISKAGDGVKILGNGELTKKLNVKVNAVSETAKAKIEAAGGTVEVI, encoded by the coding sequence ATGGAATTATCAAACTTAAGACCAGCAGAAGGTTCTAAACATAGTGATAACTTCAGAAGAGGCCGTGGACATGGATCCGGAAACGGTAAAACAGCCGGAAAAGGACACAAAGGACAGTTAGCTCGTTCCGGACATAAGAAACCGGGATTTGAAGGTGGACAGATGCCTTTATACAGACGTCTTCCGAAGAGAGGTTTCAAGAATAGAAATTCTAAAGAAATCATCGCAATCAATGTAGACGTTCTCAATCGTTTCGAAGATGGTACAGATGTTACCGTTGAAACTTTACTGGAGAGCCGTGCAATTTCCAAAGCCGGAGACGGTGTTAAAATTCTTGGAAACGGTGAGCTGACCAAAAAACTTAATGTAAAAGTAAATGCTGTCAGCGAAACCGCAAAAGCAAAAATCGAAGCTGCAGGTGGTACAGTAGAGGTGATCTAA
- the rpmD gene encoding 50S ribosomal protein L30, with translation MANTLKVTLVKSPIGAVPKHKKTVAAMGLTKMHKTVEMPDNAATRGMIQQVQHLVKVEEA, from the coding sequence ATGGCAAACACATTAAAAGTTACACTTGTTAAGTCTCCAATCGGTGCAGTTCCGAAACACAAAAAAACTGTAGCAGCTATGGGACTTACAAAAATGCACAAAACAGTTGAAATGCCTGACAATGCAGCTACAAGAGGAATGATCCAGCAGGTTCAGCATCTTGTAAAAGTAGAAGAAGCATAA
- the rpsE gene encoding 30S ribosomal protein S5, which produces MKNNLIDASQLELEDKVVSIKRVTKVVKGGRNFRFTALVVVGDGNGHVGAGLGKAAEIPEAIRKGKEDAMKKLVTVARDENNSITHDYVGKFGSAEMLLKRAPEGTGVIAGGPARAVIELAGIKNIRTKCMGSRNKQNVVLATIEGLSKLKTPEEVAKLRGKSVEEILA; this is translated from the coding sequence ATGAAAAATAATCTTATTGATGCTAGTCAGTTAGAATTAGAAGATAAAGTAGTGTCAATCAAACGTGTTACCAAGGTTGTTAAAGGTGGCCGTAACTTCCGTTTCACAGCTTTGGTTGTTGTAGGTGACGGCAACGGACATGTTGGTGCAGGTTTAGGAAAGGCAGCTGAAATTCCGGAAGCTATCCGCAAAGGAAAAGAAGATGCCATGAAAAAACTGGTTACAGTTGCAAGAGATGAGAACAATTCCATCACTCATGACTATGTAGGTAAATTCGGAAGTGCTGAAATGCTTCTGAAACGTGCTCCGGAAGGTACTGGAGTTATCGCTGGTGGTCCAGCCCGTGCAGTCATCGAGCTTGCAGGAATCAAAAATATCCGTACAAAATGTATGGGATCCAGAAATAAACAGAACGTAGTTCTGGCTACTATCGAAGGATTAAGCAAACTGAAAACTCCGGAAGAAGTTGCAAAACTTCGCGGAAAATCTGTAGAAGAGATTCTGGCATAA
- the rplR gene encoding 50S ribosomal protein L18 gives MINKASRAEIREKKHRRIRHHLNGTATTPRLAVYRSNKHMYAQIIDDTVGKTLVSASTLQKDVKAELENTDDVKAAAYLGTVIGKKAVEAGIESVVFDRGGYIYHGKVKALADAAREAGLKF, from the coding sequence ATGATTAATAAAGCATCCAGAGCGGAAATTCGCGAGAAAAAACATAGAAGAATCCGTCATCATCTCAATGGAACAGCTACTACTCCAAGACTGGCAGTATATCGTTCCAACAAGCATATGTATGCACAGATCATTGATGACACTGTAGGAAAAACTTTAGTATCTGCTTCTACTCTTCAGAAAGATGTAAAAGCTGAACTGGAAAATACTGATGATGTAAAAGCTGCAGCATACCTTGGAACTGTAATCGGAAAGAAAGCAGTTGAAGCAGGTATCGAAAGCGTTGTCTTCGACAGAGGAGGCTATATCTATCACGGTAAAGTAAAGGCACTGGCAGACGCAGCAAGAGAAGCTGGGCTGAAATTCTAA
- the rplF gene encoding 50S ribosomal protein L6 yields MSRIGRLPVAIPAGVEVSVAAGNVVTVKGPKGTLERALPTEMEIKVEDGHVVVTRPNDLKKMKALHGLTRSLIHNMVIGVSEGYTKELEVNGVGYRAQKQGKKLVLSLGYSHPVEMEDPEGLESKVDGNKIIVSGISKEKVGQYAAEIRDKRRPEPYKGKGIKYADEVIRRKVGKTGKK; encoded by the coding sequence ATGTCACGAATCGGAAGACTTCCGGTAGCTATCCCGGCAGGCGTTGAAGTAAGCGTAGCTGCAGGTAATGTAGTAACCGTTAAAGGTCCTAAAGGAACACTCGAAAGAGCACTTCCAACCGAAATGGAAATCAAAGTAGAAGATGGTCATGTAGTAGTTACAAGACCAAATGATCTTAAGAAAATGAAAGCATTACACGGTCTGACAAGAAGCCTGATCCACAATATGGTAATCGGTGTAAGCGAAGGCTACACAAAAGAGCTTGAAGTTAACGGTGTAGGTTATAGAGCACAGAAACAGGGCAAGAAACTTGTTCTTTCTCTGGGATATTCTCACCCGGTAGAGATGGAAGATCCAGAAGGTCTGGAATCCAAAGTTGATGGAAACAAGATCATCGTTTCCGGTATCAGCAAAGAAAAAGTTGGCCAGTATGCAGCTGAAATCAGAGATAAGAGAAGACCGGAGCCATATAAGGGCAAAGGTATCAAGTATGCTGATGAAGTTATCAGACGTAAAGTCGGTAAGACTGGTAAGAAATAA
- the rpsH gene encoding 30S ribosomal protein S8, giving the protein MTMSDPIADMLTRIRNANTAKHDTVDVPASKMKIAIANILVDEGYIAKYDLIEDGVFKTIHITLKYGETKNDKIITGLKRISKPGLRIYAGKDELPRVLGGLGIAILSTNKGVITDKEARKLQVGGEVLAFVW; this is encoded by the coding sequence ATGACAATGAGTGATCCAATCGCAGATATGCTTACAAGAATCCGTAACGCTAACACTGCAAAACATGATACAGTAGATGTTCCGGCATCCAAAATGAAAATCGCAATCGCAAACATCCTTGTAGATGAAGGATACATTGCAAAATACGATCTGATCGAAGATGGTGTATTCAAAACCATCCACATCACACTGAAATATGGTGAAACAAAGAACGACAAGATCATCACAGGACTTAAGAGAATCTCCAAACCAGGTCTTCGTATCTACGCTGGTAAAGATGAACTCCCGAGAGTACTTGGCGGACTTGGAATCGCAATTCTTTCCACAAACAAAGGTGTAATCACTGACAAAGAAGCTCGTAAACTTCAGGTTGGTGGAGAAGTTCTTGCATTCGTTTGGTAA
- a CDS encoding type Z 30S ribosomal protein S14 has protein sequence MAKTAMKIKQQRKQKFSTREYSRCRICGRPHAYLRKYGICRICFRELAYKGQIPGVKKASW, from the coding sequence ATGGCTAAAACAGCAATGAAAATCAAACAGCAGCGCAAACAGAAATTCTCCACAAGAGAATACAGCCGCTGCAGAATCTGTGGACGTCCACATGCATACCTGAGAAAATACGGTATCTGCCGTATCTGCTTCCGTGAACTGGCTTACAAAGGTCAGATCCCGGGTGTTAAAAAAGCTTCTTGGTAA
- the rplE gene encoding 50S ribosomal protein L5: MSRLKELYKNEIMDAMTKKFGYKNVMEVPKLDKIVINMGVGEAKENAKLLDAAIADMELITGQKAIATKAKKSVANFKIREGMPIGCKVTLRGEKMYEFADRLINLALPRVRDFRGVNPNAFDGRGNYALGIKEQLIFPEVEYDKVDKVRGMDIIFVTTAKTDEEARELLTQFNMPFAK; this comes from the coding sequence GTGAGTAGATTAAAAGAACTTTACAAAAATGAGATCATGGATGCCATGACCAAAAAATTTGGATATAAAAACGTTATGGAAGTGCCAAAACTCGATAAGATCGTTATCAACATGGGTGTTGGTGAAGCTAAAGAAAACGCTAAGCTTCTTGATGCAGCAATCGCTGATATGGAACTGATCACAGGCCAGAAAGCAATCGCAACAAAAGCTAAAAAATCTGTAGCTAACTTCAAAATCAGAGAGGGTATGCCAATCGGTTGTAAGGTTACCTTAAGAGGCGAGAAGATGTATGAGTTCGCTGATCGTCTGATTAACCTTGCTCTTCCTCGTGTACGTGACTTCCGTGGTGTTAATCCAAACGCTTTCGATGGCAGAGGAAACTACGCATTGGGAATTAAAGAACAGCTGATCTTCCCAGAAGTTGAGTATGATAAGGTAGACAAAGTAAGAGGTATGGATATCATCTTCGTTACAACTGCTAAGACAGACGAAGAGGCTCGTGAGCTGTTAACTCAGTTCAATATGCCTTTTGCTAAATAA
- the rplX gene encoding 50S ribosomal protein L24, whose product MSAMKIKKGDTVKVIAGKDKGKEGKVLAVNVKDNTVIVEGINMVTKHNKPSAANQAGGITTKEAALHISNVMLVVDGKATRVGFQMDGDKKVRVAKATGKVID is encoded by the coding sequence ATGTCAGCTATGAAAATTAAAAAAGGCGATACTGTTAAAGTAATCGCTGGAAAAGATAAAGGCAAAGAAGGAAAAGTTCTTGCCGTTAACGTAAAAGACAACACCGTAATCGTTGAAGGTATCAACATGGTTACAAAGCACAACAAACCATCAGCTGCAAACCAGGCTGGCGGAATCACAACAAAAGAAGCTGCTCTTCATATTTCCAACGTAATGCTCGTTGTTGACGGAAAAGCTACAAGAGTTGGATTCCAGATGGATGGAGACAAAAAAGTACGTGTTGCAAAAGCAACAGGTAAAGTTATCGATTAA
- the rplN gene encoding 50S ribosomal protein L14 produces the protein MIQQETRLKVADNTGAKEILCIRVMGGSTRRYANIGDTIVATVKDATPGGVVKKGDVVKAVVVRTKKGARRKDGSYIRFDENAAVIIKDDLTPKGTRIFGPVARELREKKFMKIVSLAPEVL, from the coding sequence ATGATTCAGCAGGAAACAAGACTGAAAGTTGCCGACAACACTGGTGCAAAAGAAATCCTTTGTATTCGTGTTATGGGTGGCTCTACAAGAAGATATGCTAACATCGGTGATACTATCGTTGCTACTGTTAAAGATGCAACACCAGGCGGTGTTGTTAAAAAAGGCGATGTAGTAAAAGCTGTTGTAGTTCGTACAAAAAAAGGCGCTCGTCGTAAAGATGGATCTTACATCCGTTTCGATGAAAATGCAGCCGTAATCATTAAAGACGATTTAACTCCGAAAGGAACACGTATCTTTGGACCAGTTGCCAGAGAACTTCGTGAGAAAAAATTCATGAAGATCGTTTCCTTAGCTCCGGAAGTATTATAG
- the rpsQ gene encoding 30S ribosomal protein S17 yields MERNLRKTRVGKVVSNKMDKTIVVAIEDHVKHPLYKKIVKRTYKLKAHDENNECNIGDTVKVMETRPLSKDKRWRLVEIVEKVK; encoded by the coding sequence GTGGAAAGAAATCTGAGAAAGACCCGTGTGGGTAAGGTTGTCAGCAATAAGATGGACAAGACCATTGTTGTTGCTATCGAAGACCATGTAAAACATCCTCTTTACAAAAAAATCGTAAAGAGAACATATAAACTTAAAGCTCATGATGAAAACAATGAGTGCAATATCGGTGATACCGTTAAAGTTATGGAAACCAGACCGCTGTCCAAGGACAAAAGATGGAGACTGGTTGAAATTGTAGAGAAAGTGAAATAA
- the rpmC gene encoding 50S ribosomal protein L29 yields MKINKFVEDLKAKSAAELNEELVAAKKELFNLRFQNATNQLDNTSRIKEVRKNIARIQTVITEQANAAK; encoded by the coding sequence GTGAAAATTAATAAATTCGTAGAAGATTTAAAGGCAAAATCAGCTGCAGAATTAAATGAAGAATTAGTAGCTGCTAAAAAAGAACTTTTCAATCTGAGATTTCAGAATGCAACCAATCAGTTAGACAATACAAGCAGAATCAAAGAGGTTCGCAAAAATATTGCCAGAATCCAGACAGTAATCACTGAGCAGGCAAACGCTGCGAAATAG
- the rplP gene encoding 50S ribosomal protein L16 has product MLMPKRVKRRKQFRGTMKGKALRGNKINYGEFGLVATEPCWIRSNQIEAARVAMTRYIKRGGQVWIKIFPDKPVTAKPAETRMGSGKGSLEYWVAVVKPGRVMFEIAGVSEEIAREALRLAMHKLPCKCKIVSRADLEGGDNSEN; this is encoded by the coding sequence ATGTTAATGCCAAAAAGAGTAAAACGTCGTAAACAGTTCCGTGGCACCATGAAAGGTAAAGCCCTCAGAGGTAACAAAATCAATTATGGTGAATTCGGTCTTGTTGCTACCGAACCTTGCTGGATCAGATCTAATCAGATCGAAGCAGCCCGTGTTGCCATGACTCGTTATATCAAACGTGGTGGCCAGGTTTGGATTAAGATTTTCCCGGATAAACCAGTAACAGCGAAACCAGCAGAAACACGTATGGGTTCCGGAAAAGGTTCCCTTGAGTACTGGGTAGCAGTTGTTAAGCCAGGACGTGTAATGTTCGAAATCGCAGGCGTTTCTGAAGAAATCGCTCGTGAAGCATTACGTCTTGCGATGCACAAGTTACCATGTAAATGTAAAATCGTTTCTCGTGCAGACTTAGAAGGCGGTGATAACAGTGAAAATTAA
- the rpsC gene encoding 30S ribosomal protein S3, which translates to MGQKVNPHGLRVGVIKDWDSRWYAEADFADYLVEDYNIRTFLKKKLYSAGVSKIEIERASDRVKIIIYTAKPGIVIGKGGSEIEKVKAELQKYTDKKLIVDIKEVKRPDRDAQLVAENIALQLENRISFRRAMKSTMQRTMKAGAKGIKTSVSGRLGGADMARTEFYSEGTIPLQTLRADIDYGFAEADTTYGKVGVKAWVYNGEVLPTKGNKEGSDK; encoded by the coding sequence ATGGGACAGAAAGTTAACCCACATGGCCTTAGAGTCGGTGTTATCAAGGATTGGGATTCCAGATGGTATGCAGAAGCAGATTTTGCAGATTACCTGGTTGAAGATTATAATATCAGAACATTTTTAAAGAAAAAACTTTACAGCGCAGGTGTTTCTAAAATCGAGATCGAAAGAGCATCTGACAGAGTTAAGATCATCATCTATACTGCTAAACCGGGTATCGTAATCGGTAAGGGCGGTTCTGAGATCGAAAAAGTTAAAGCTGAATTACAGAAATATACAGATAAGAAACTGATCGTAGATATCAAAGAAGTAAAGAGACCGGACAGAGATGCTCAGCTTGTTGCTGAAAACATTGCACTGCAGCTTGAGAACCGTATCTCCTTCAGACGTGCTATGAAATCTACAATGCAGAGAACAATGAAAGCTGGAGCAAAAGGAATCAAAACATCCGTATCTGGACGTCTTGGTGGAGCTGATATGGCTCGTACAGAGTTCTACAGCGAAGGAACTATTCCGCTTCAGACACTTCGTGCAGACATTGATTACGGATTTGCAGAAGCAGACACAACTTACGGAAAAGTTGGTGTAAAAGCTTGGGTATACAACGGTGAAGTACTTCCTACTAAAGGAAATAAGGAAGGGAGCGATAAATAA